The genomic DNA TGCAGGCCGGCAGACTCGTGCCGCACACGCTTGTGCGCGCGCGTCCCGTCCGAGAAATCGGCAAGACCTTTGGGCTGGGCGTGCTCCATTATTTAGGCAGCATTATCGAGATTGAAGCTGTCGCTTTTACAACCGGCGCACCGGGCAAAGGGTCCGTGCGTTTTAACGACGCCGCCGGCAAGATGGCCAAAGACAGTGTCTTTAATGCGGCCGCCGTGCTGCGCGCAGTCACCGGTCTGGACACGGCCAACTACGATTTGCACATCAACGTGATCGGCGGCGGCAATATCGACGGCCCCTCGGCCGGCCTGGCCATATTTCTCGCTCTCTACTCGGCGTTGACCAAGACGCCGCTGCCGCAGGACGTCGCGATGACGGGCGAGCTCTCGATTCAAGGCAAAGTACGACCGGTCGGCGGCATCGTCGAGAAACTCTACGCCGCGCGGCAGGCGGGCATGCGAGCGATTCTCGTTCCAAAGGAAAACGTGCGTGAAATCGATCGCAGCCTGGCCGGAATCGAAGTGATTCCGATCGCCTCTGTCGAGCAGGCATTTACCGCTTTGGCTCTCCACAAGAAATCCACAAGGCAAGCGCTTGTGGGGCGGCGGAGTACCTAGAACCCGCTCATGACCCTTACAAATCTGCCCACGATCGATCGCATCCCTCCGCAAAATCTCGAGGCGGAGATGGCGCTGCTGGGTTCGATTCTGGTCGATCGCGAGATCATGGGCGCCGTCGGCGAGATCGTTCGCCCCGAAGATTTTTACGCGCACGTTCACGAGACGATCTATGCCGCGCTCACGCATCTGTACGATCGCGGCGAGCCGCTCGACAAGATCACGATCGCGGAAGAACTGAAGCGTCGCGATCAGCTCGACAACGTTGGCGGCATTTCATATCTGTCATCGTTGATGGACACCGTGCAAACGGCGGCTTCGGCGGCATACTACGCCAAGATCGTGCGCGAAAAGGCCGTGTTGCGCGGATTGATTCACGCGGGCACGCAGATTACGCAGTACGGCTACGAAGACGAAGAGGACGTCGAAGGCGCCCTCGACCGCAGCGAACAGATGGTTTACGAGATTGGCCGCCGGCAGCTCCATCGCGAGTTCGTGCCGGTCAGCCGTCTGCTTAAACCCGCGTTCGAGAACATCGACAAACTCTTCCATAGCCGGGGCGACCGCACGGGCCTGACCTCGGGCTTCCACGACGTGGACGAGATGACGACCGGCTTCCAGCCGGGCAATTTCATCATCGTGGCCGGCCGTCCGGGCATGGGCAAGACCTCGTTCGCGCTCAACATGGCGGTCGCGGCGGCGCGCGAGGAGACCGAGCCGATCGCTTTCTTTTCGCTCGAAATGTCCAATGACGAGATCGTGCAGCGCTTGATCTGCGCAGAGGCGCACATCAGCATGCACGACATGCGGCGCGGCAACATCAAGCCGCATCACTGGGAG from Candidatus Rubrimentiphilum sp. includes the following:
- the dnaB gene encoding replicative DNA helicase — protein: MTLTNLPTIDRIPPQNLEAEMALLGSILVDREIMGAVGEIVRPEDFYAHVHETIYAALTHLYDRGEPLDKITIAEELKRRDQLDNVGGISYLSSLMDTVQTAASAAYYAKIVREKAVLRGLIHAGTQITQYGYEDEEDVEGALDRSEQMVYEIGRRQLHREFVPVSRLLKPAFENIDKLFHSRGDRTGLTSGFHDVDEMTTGFQPGNFIIVAGRPGMGKTSFALNMAVAAAREETEPIAFFSLEMSNDEIVQRLICAEAHISMHDMRRGNIKPHHWEKISDAMGVLNELPLYLDDSGALSIAEIRSRCRRLKSGPGLSAVFVDYLQLLRPNVLSRNANRNEELSDICRTLKTTAKDLNVPIIALAQLNRAVETRAEKRPMLADLRDSGSLEQESDVVAFLYREGYYKEEAAEPDLTEFIIAKHRNGPTGTVKLRFQREYTLFLPYGDETHYPAAV